In Oncorhynchus clarkii lewisi isolate Uvic-CL-2024 chromosome 2, UVic_Ocla_1.0, whole genome shotgun sequence, one DNA window encodes the following:
- the LOC139365041 gene encoding myocyte-specific enhancer factor 2D homolog isoform X4 has translation MGRKKIQIQRITDERNRQVTFTKRKFGLMKKAYELSVLCDCEIALIIFNHSNKLFQYASTDMDKVLLKYTEYNEPHESRTNVDIMETLRKKGFNGCNSPEPDGDDSIDQSPLNDDKYRKNEDLDILFKRYGSAVPQPTFSMPVTVPVSNQNALQFSNSGGLVTTSFVTSTLTDPRLLSPQQPSLQRNTGSPGLPQRPASAGALLGGELNNSNGGCPSPVPNGYISARASPGLLSVSNGNSLGKVVLAKSPPPPSPQMVNSRKPDLRVITSQSGKSLMQLTDEELELNAQRLGGSQGNLSTPVISVATPSLLAPFSAMQTAYNTEYQLTSADLTALQTFTPSGLLPSNMSTWQQQPAVSQQQQQQQQQQQQQQQQQQQQQQQQISLASLSNLVMWGAEKQNGEMANCISNFAANLSMASQSNLLFGREEGLCWPVGHLPQGTMLTINTNPNISIKSEPVSPNRDRSTPCSTAGGGGGGGLVTITGAPMSGQYPGALRLEPSTLQGRSPVGSLSSNGSSYEGDRDNGAQGQAQDFHHQGGASSAMGLLRPSSTQEQQEQEGANVKRMRLDTWVT, from the exons ATGGGAAGGAAAAAGATCCAAATACAGAGGATTACAGACGAACGGAACAGACAG GTGACGTTCACCAAGAGGAAGTTTGGCCTGATGAAGAAAGCGTATGAGCTGAGCGTGCTGTGCGACTGTGAGATCGCCCTCATCATCTTCAACCACTCCAACAAGCTGTTCCAGTACGCCAGCACCGACATGGACAAGGTCCTGCTCAAATACACCGAGTACAACGAGCCCCACGAGAGCCGTACCAACGTCGACATCATGGAG ACGTTGCGAAAGAAAGGCTTTAATGGTTGCAACAGCCCTGAGCCGGACGGCGACGACTCCATCGACCAAAGCCCGTTAAACGACGACAAGTACCGCAAGAACGAGGACCTGGATATCCTGTTCAAGCGCTATGGC tcagcCGTCCCACAGCCCACTTTCTCCATGCCCGTCACAGTGCCAGTGTCCAATCAGAATGCTCTCCAGTTCAGTAACTCTGGCGGCCTGGTAACCACCTCCTTCGTCACCTCCACCCTCACAGACCCCCGCCTGCTTTCGCCACAGCAACCATCTCTCCAGAGGAACACTGGGTCTCCAGGGTTACCACAGCGACCGGCCAGCGCAG GTGCTCTATTAGGAGGTGAACTGAACAACTCCAATGGAGGATGCCCGAGCCCTGTTC CGAACGGCTACATCAGTGCCAGGGCCTCCCCCGGCCTCCTCTCCGTCTCCAACGGCAACAGCCTGGGGAAAGTAGTCCTGGCCAAGTCTCCACCTCCGCCCAGCCCTCAGATGGTGAACAGCCGCAAGCCTGATCTCCGGGTCATCACCTCCCAGAGCGGCAAGAGCCTGATGCAGCTG ACCGATGAGGAGCTGGAGTTG AATGCTCAGAGGTTAGGCGGTTCACAAGGGAACCTGTCCACGCCAGTGATTTCCGTGGCGACGCCCAGTCTCCTAGCCCCCTTCTCCGCCATGCAGACGGCCTACAACACTG aGTACCAGCTGACAAGTGCAGATCTCACAGCGCTCCAGACATTCACACCATCAGGGTTGCTGCCTAGCAACATGTCCACCTGGCAACAGCAACCAGCAGTAtcccagcagcagcaacaacaacagcagcagcaacaacaacaacaacaacaacagcagcagcaacaacaacaacagatcaGCTTGGCGTCACTCAGTAATTTGGT CATGTGGGGCGCAGAGAAACAGAACGGGGAGATGGCTAACTGCATCTCCAATTTCGCTGCTAACCTGAG CATGGCCTCTCAATCAAACTTGCTATTTGGCAGGGAAGAGGGTCTctgctg GCCGGTGGGCCACTTACCTCAGGGCACTATGCTGACGATTAACACCAACCCCAACATCAGCATCAAGTCAGAGCCCGTGTCGCCCAACCGCGACCGCAGCACCCCATGCTCAACAGCTGGGGGTGGCGGAGGAGGGGGCCTAGTGACCATCACAGGGGCCCCTATGTCAGGCCAGTACCCAGGGGCCCTGCGCCTGGAGCCGTCCACCCTGCAGGGCCGCTCACCCGTCGGCAGCCTGAGCAGCAACGGCAGCTCCTACGAGGGTGACCGGGACAATGGGGCCCAGGGGCAGGCCCAGGACTTCCACCACCAGGGAGGGGCCTCCTCGGCCATGGGGCTCCTGAGGCCCTCGTCCACTCAGGAGCAGCAGGAGCAGGAGGGGGCCAACGTGAAAAGAATGAGACTGGACACCTGGGTCACATAG
- the LOC139365041 gene encoding myocyte-specific enhancer factor 2D homolog isoform X13: protein MGRKKIQIQRITDERNRQVTFTKRKFGLMKKAYELSVLCDCEIALIIFNHSNKLFQYASTDMDKVLLKYTEYNEPHESRTNVDIMETLRKKGFNGCNSPEPDGDDSIDQSPLNDDKYRKNEDLDILFKRYGSAVPQPTFSMPVTVPVSNQNALQFSNSGGLVTTSFVTSTLTDPRLLSPQQPSLQRNTGSPGLPQRPASAGALLGGELNNSNGGCPSPVPNGYISARASPGLLSVSNGNSLGKVVLAKSPPPPSPQMVNSRKPDLRVITSQSGKSLMQLNAQRLGGSQGNLSTPVISVATPSLLAPFSAMQTAYNTEYQLTSADLTALQTFTPSGLLPSNMSTWQQQPAVSQQQQQQQQQQQQQQQQQQQQQQQQISLASLSNLVPVGHLPQGTMLTINTNPNISIKSEPVSPNRDRSTPCSTAGGGGGGGLVTITGAPMSGQYPGALRLEPSTLQGRSPVGSLSSNGSSYEGDRDNGAQGQAQDFHHQGGASSAMGLLRPSSTQEQQEQEGANVKRMRLDTWVT from the exons ATGGGAAGGAAAAAGATCCAAATACAGAGGATTACAGACGAACGGAACAGACAG GTGACGTTCACCAAGAGGAAGTTTGGCCTGATGAAGAAAGCGTATGAGCTGAGCGTGCTGTGCGACTGTGAGATCGCCCTCATCATCTTCAACCACTCCAACAAGCTGTTCCAGTACGCCAGCACCGACATGGACAAGGTCCTGCTCAAATACACCGAGTACAACGAGCCCCACGAGAGCCGTACCAACGTCGACATCATGGAG ACGTTGCGAAAGAAAGGCTTTAATGGTTGCAACAGCCCTGAGCCGGACGGCGACGACTCCATCGACCAAAGCCCGTTAAACGACGACAAGTACCGCAAGAACGAGGACCTGGATATCCTGTTCAAGCGCTATGGC tcagcCGTCCCACAGCCCACTTTCTCCATGCCCGTCACAGTGCCAGTGTCCAATCAGAATGCTCTCCAGTTCAGTAACTCTGGCGGCCTGGTAACCACCTCCTTCGTCACCTCCACCCTCACAGACCCCCGCCTGCTTTCGCCACAGCAACCATCTCTCCAGAGGAACACTGGGTCTCCAGGGTTACCACAGCGACCGGCCAGCGCAG GTGCTCTATTAGGAGGTGAACTGAACAACTCCAATGGAGGATGCCCGAGCCCTGTTC CGAACGGCTACATCAGTGCCAGGGCCTCCCCCGGCCTCCTCTCCGTCTCCAACGGCAACAGCCTGGGGAAAGTAGTCCTGGCCAAGTCTCCACCTCCGCCCAGCCCTCAGATGGTGAACAGCCGCAAGCCTGATCTCCGGGTCATCACCTCCCAGAGCGGCAAGAGCCTGATGCAGCTG AATGCTCAGAGGTTAGGCGGTTCACAAGGGAACCTGTCCACGCCAGTGATTTCCGTGGCGACGCCCAGTCTCCTAGCCCCCTTCTCCGCCATGCAGACGGCCTACAACACTG aGTACCAGCTGACAAGTGCAGATCTCACAGCGCTCCAGACATTCACACCATCAGGGTTGCTGCCTAGCAACATGTCCACCTGGCAACAGCAACCAGCAGTAtcccagcagcagcaacaacaacagcagcagcaacaacaacaacaacaacaacagcagcagcaacaacaacaacagatcaGCTTGGCGTCACTCAGTAATTTGGT GCCGGTGGGCCACTTACCTCAGGGCACTATGCTGACGATTAACACCAACCCCAACATCAGCATCAAGTCAGAGCCCGTGTCGCCCAACCGCGACCGCAGCACCCCATGCTCAACAGCTGGGGGTGGCGGAGGAGGGGGCCTAGTGACCATCACAGGGGCCCCTATGTCAGGCCAGTACCCAGGGGCCCTGCGCCTGGAGCCGTCCACCCTGCAGGGCCGCTCACCCGTCGGCAGCCTGAGCAGCAACGGCAGCTCCTACGAGGGTGACCGGGACAATGGGGCCCAGGGGCAGGCCCAGGACTTCCACCACCAGGGAGGGGCCTCCTCGGCCATGGGGCTCCTGAGGCCCTCGTCCACTCAGGAGCAGCAGGAGCAGGAGGGGGCCAACGTGAAAAGAATGAGACTGGACACCTGGGTCACATAG
- the LOC139365041 gene encoding myocyte-specific enhancer factor 2D homolog isoform X10, whose product MGRKKIQIQRITDERNRQVTFTKRKFGLMKKAYELSVLCDCEIALIIFNHSNKLFQYASTDMDKVLLKYTEYNEPHESRTNVDIMETLRKKGFNGCNSPEPDGDDSIDQSPLNDDKYRKNEDLDILFKRYGSAVPQPTFSMPVTVPVSNQNALQFSNSGGLVTTSFVTSTLTDPRLLSPQQPSLQRNTGSPGLPQRPASAGALLGGELNNSNGGCPSPVPNGYISARASPGLLSVSNGNSLGKVVLAKSPPPPSPQMVNSRKPDLRVITSQSGKSLMQLNAQRLGGSQGNLSTPVISVATPSLLAPFSAMQTAYNTEYQLTSADLTALQTFTPSGLLPSNMSTWQQQPAVSQQQQQQQQQQQQQQQQQQQQQQQQISLASLSNLVMASQSNLLFGREEGLCWPVGHLPQGTMLTINTNPNISIKSEPVSPNRDRSTPCSTAGGGGGGGLVTITGAPMSGQYPGALRLEPSTLQGRSPVGSLSSNGSSYEGDRDNGAQGQAQDFHHQGGASSAMGLLRPSSTQEQQEQEGANVKRMRLDTWVT is encoded by the exons ATGGGAAGGAAAAAGATCCAAATACAGAGGATTACAGACGAACGGAACAGACAG GTGACGTTCACCAAGAGGAAGTTTGGCCTGATGAAGAAAGCGTATGAGCTGAGCGTGCTGTGCGACTGTGAGATCGCCCTCATCATCTTCAACCACTCCAACAAGCTGTTCCAGTACGCCAGCACCGACATGGACAAGGTCCTGCTCAAATACACCGAGTACAACGAGCCCCACGAGAGCCGTACCAACGTCGACATCATGGAG ACGTTGCGAAAGAAAGGCTTTAATGGTTGCAACAGCCCTGAGCCGGACGGCGACGACTCCATCGACCAAAGCCCGTTAAACGACGACAAGTACCGCAAGAACGAGGACCTGGATATCCTGTTCAAGCGCTATGGC tcagcCGTCCCACAGCCCACTTTCTCCATGCCCGTCACAGTGCCAGTGTCCAATCAGAATGCTCTCCAGTTCAGTAACTCTGGCGGCCTGGTAACCACCTCCTTCGTCACCTCCACCCTCACAGACCCCCGCCTGCTTTCGCCACAGCAACCATCTCTCCAGAGGAACACTGGGTCTCCAGGGTTACCACAGCGACCGGCCAGCGCAG GTGCTCTATTAGGAGGTGAACTGAACAACTCCAATGGAGGATGCCCGAGCCCTGTTC CGAACGGCTACATCAGTGCCAGGGCCTCCCCCGGCCTCCTCTCCGTCTCCAACGGCAACAGCCTGGGGAAAGTAGTCCTGGCCAAGTCTCCACCTCCGCCCAGCCCTCAGATGGTGAACAGCCGCAAGCCTGATCTCCGGGTCATCACCTCCCAGAGCGGCAAGAGCCTGATGCAGCTG AATGCTCAGAGGTTAGGCGGTTCACAAGGGAACCTGTCCACGCCAGTGATTTCCGTGGCGACGCCCAGTCTCCTAGCCCCCTTCTCCGCCATGCAGACGGCCTACAACACTG aGTACCAGCTGACAAGTGCAGATCTCACAGCGCTCCAGACATTCACACCATCAGGGTTGCTGCCTAGCAACATGTCCACCTGGCAACAGCAACCAGCAGTAtcccagcagcagcaacaacaacagcagcagcaacaacaacaacaacaacaacagcagcagcaacaacaacaacagatcaGCTTGGCGTCACTCAGTAATTTGGT CATGGCCTCTCAATCAAACTTGCTATTTGGCAGGGAAGAGGGTCTctgctg GCCGGTGGGCCACTTACCTCAGGGCACTATGCTGACGATTAACACCAACCCCAACATCAGCATCAAGTCAGAGCCCGTGTCGCCCAACCGCGACCGCAGCACCCCATGCTCAACAGCTGGGGGTGGCGGAGGAGGGGGCCTAGTGACCATCACAGGGGCCCCTATGTCAGGCCAGTACCCAGGGGCCCTGCGCCTGGAGCCGTCCACCCTGCAGGGCCGCTCACCCGTCGGCAGCCTGAGCAGCAACGGCAGCTCCTACGAGGGTGACCGGGACAATGGGGCCCAGGGGCAGGCCCAGGACTTCCACCACCAGGGAGGGGCCTCCTCGGCCATGGGGCTCCTGAGGCCCTCGTCCACTCAGGAGCAGCAGGAGCAGGAGGGGGCCAACGTGAAAAGAATGAGACTGGACACCTGGGTCACATAG
- the LOC139365041 gene encoding myocyte-specific enhancer factor 2D homolog isoform X6, with the protein MGRKKIQIQRITDERNRQVTFTKRKFGLMKKAYELSVLCDCEIALIIFNHSNKLFQYASTDMDKVLLKYTEYNEPHESRTNVDIMETLRKKGFNGCNSPEPDGDDSIDQSPLNDDKYRKNEDLDILFKRYGSAVPQPTFSMPVTVPVSNQNALQFSNSGGLVTTSFVTSTLTDPRLLSPQQPSLQRNTGSPGLPQRPASAGALLGGELNNSNGGCPSPVPNGYISARASPGLLSVSNGNSLGKVVLAKSPPPPSPQMVNSRKPDLRVITSQSGKSLMQLNAQRLGGSQGNLSTPVISVATPSLLAPFSAMQTAYNTEYQLTSADLTALQTFTPSGLLPSNMSTWQQQPAVSQQQQQQQQQQQQQQQQQQQQQQQQISLASLSNLVMWGAEKQNGEMANCISNFAANLSMASQSNLLFGREEGLCWPVGHLPQGTMLTINTNPNISIKSEPVSPNRDRSTPCSTAGGGGGGGLVTITGAPMSGQYPGALRLEPSTLQGRSPVGSLSSNGSSYEGDRDNGAQGQAQDFHHQGGASSAMGLLRPSSTQEQQEQEGANVKRMRLDTWVT; encoded by the exons ATGGGAAGGAAAAAGATCCAAATACAGAGGATTACAGACGAACGGAACAGACAG GTGACGTTCACCAAGAGGAAGTTTGGCCTGATGAAGAAAGCGTATGAGCTGAGCGTGCTGTGCGACTGTGAGATCGCCCTCATCATCTTCAACCACTCCAACAAGCTGTTCCAGTACGCCAGCACCGACATGGACAAGGTCCTGCTCAAATACACCGAGTACAACGAGCCCCACGAGAGCCGTACCAACGTCGACATCATGGAG ACGTTGCGAAAGAAAGGCTTTAATGGTTGCAACAGCCCTGAGCCGGACGGCGACGACTCCATCGACCAAAGCCCGTTAAACGACGACAAGTACCGCAAGAACGAGGACCTGGATATCCTGTTCAAGCGCTATGGC tcagcCGTCCCACAGCCCACTTTCTCCATGCCCGTCACAGTGCCAGTGTCCAATCAGAATGCTCTCCAGTTCAGTAACTCTGGCGGCCTGGTAACCACCTCCTTCGTCACCTCCACCCTCACAGACCCCCGCCTGCTTTCGCCACAGCAACCATCTCTCCAGAGGAACACTGGGTCTCCAGGGTTACCACAGCGACCGGCCAGCGCAG GTGCTCTATTAGGAGGTGAACTGAACAACTCCAATGGAGGATGCCCGAGCCCTGTTC CGAACGGCTACATCAGTGCCAGGGCCTCCCCCGGCCTCCTCTCCGTCTCCAACGGCAACAGCCTGGGGAAAGTAGTCCTGGCCAAGTCTCCACCTCCGCCCAGCCCTCAGATGGTGAACAGCCGCAAGCCTGATCTCCGGGTCATCACCTCCCAGAGCGGCAAGAGCCTGATGCAGCTG AATGCTCAGAGGTTAGGCGGTTCACAAGGGAACCTGTCCACGCCAGTGATTTCCGTGGCGACGCCCAGTCTCCTAGCCCCCTTCTCCGCCATGCAGACGGCCTACAACACTG aGTACCAGCTGACAAGTGCAGATCTCACAGCGCTCCAGACATTCACACCATCAGGGTTGCTGCCTAGCAACATGTCCACCTGGCAACAGCAACCAGCAGTAtcccagcagcagcaacaacaacagcagcagcaacaacaacaacaacaacaacagcagcagcaacaacaacaacagatcaGCTTGGCGTCACTCAGTAATTTGGT CATGTGGGGCGCAGAGAAACAGAACGGGGAGATGGCTAACTGCATCTCCAATTTCGCTGCTAACCTGAG CATGGCCTCTCAATCAAACTTGCTATTTGGCAGGGAAGAGGGTCTctgctg GCCGGTGGGCCACTTACCTCAGGGCACTATGCTGACGATTAACACCAACCCCAACATCAGCATCAAGTCAGAGCCCGTGTCGCCCAACCGCGACCGCAGCACCCCATGCTCAACAGCTGGGGGTGGCGGAGGAGGGGGCCTAGTGACCATCACAGGGGCCCCTATGTCAGGCCAGTACCCAGGGGCCCTGCGCCTGGAGCCGTCCACCCTGCAGGGCCGCTCACCCGTCGGCAGCCTGAGCAGCAACGGCAGCTCCTACGAGGGTGACCGGGACAATGGGGCCCAGGGGCAGGCCCAGGACTTCCACCACCAGGGAGGGGCCTCCTCGGCCATGGGGCTCCTGAGGCCCTCGTCCACTCAGGAGCAGCAGGAGCAGGAGGGGGCCAACGTGAAAAGAATGAGACTGGACACCTGGGTCACATAG
- the LOC139365041 gene encoding myocyte-specific enhancer factor 2D homolog isoform X9, with translation MGRKKIQIQRITDERNRQVTFTKRKFGLMKKAYELSVLCDCEIALIIFNHSNKLFQYASTDMDKVLLKYTEYNEPHESRTNVDIMEALNKKEHRDSESPDPEEPFSLTPHTEEKYKKIDEEFDKMMQSYRLSSAVPQPTFSMPVTVPVSNQNALQFSNSGGLVTTSFVTSTLTDPRLLSPQQPSLQRNTGSPGLPQRPASAGALLGGELNNSNGGCPSPVPNGYISARASPGLLSVSNGNSLGKVVLAKSPPPPSPQMVNSRKPDLRVITSQSGKSLMQLTDEELELVSENAQRLGGSQGNLSTPVISVATPSLLAPFSAMQTAYNTEYQLTSADLTALQTFTPSGLLPSNMSTWQQQPAVSQQQQQQQQQQQQQQQQQQQQQQQQISLASLSNLVMASQSNLLFGREEGLCWPVGHLPQGTMLTINTNPNISIKSEPVSPNRDRSTPCSTAGGGGGGGLVTITGAPMSGQYPGALRLEPSTLQGRSPVGSLSSNGSSYEGDRDNGAQGQAQDFHHQGGASSAMGLLRPSSTQEQQEQEGANVKRMRLDTWVT, from the exons ATGGGAAGGAAAAAGATCCAAATACAGAGGATTACAGACGAACGGAACAGACAG GTGACGTTCACCAAGAGGAAGTTTGGCCTGATGAAGAAAGCGTATGAGCTGAGCGTGCTGTGCGACTGTGAGATCGCCCTCATCATCTTCAACCACTCCAACAAGCTGTTCCAGTACGCCAGCACCGACATGGACAAGGTCCTGCTCAAATACACCGAGTACAACGAGCCCCACGAGAGCCGTACCAACGTCGACATCATGGAG GCTCTGAACAAGAAAGAGCACCGGGACTCAGAGAGCCCAGACCCTGAGGAGCCCTTCTCCCTCACCCCCCACACTGaggagaaatacaaaaaaattgaCGAGGAGTTTGATAAAATGATGCAGAGCTATAGGCTGTCA tcagcCGTCCCACAGCCCACTTTCTCCATGCCCGTCACAGTGCCAGTGTCCAATCAGAATGCTCTCCAGTTCAGTAACTCTGGCGGCCTGGTAACCACCTCCTTCGTCACCTCCACCCTCACAGACCCCCGCCTGCTTTCGCCACAGCAACCATCTCTCCAGAGGAACACTGGGTCTCCAGGGTTACCACAGCGACCGGCCAGCGCAG GTGCTCTATTAGGAGGTGAACTGAACAACTCCAATGGAGGATGCCCGAGCCCTGTTC CGAACGGCTACATCAGTGCCAGGGCCTCCCCCGGCCTCCTCTCCGTCTCCAACGGCAACAGCCTGGGGAAAGTAGTCCTGGCCAAGTCTCCACCTCCGCCCAGCCCTCAGATGGTGAACAGCCGCAAGCCTGATCTCCGGGTCATCACCTCCCAGAGCGGCAAGAGCCTGATGCAGCTG ACCGATGAGGAGCTGGAGTTGGTGAGTGAG AATGCTCAGAGGTTAGGCGGTTCACAAGGGAACCTGTCCACGCCAGTGATTTCCGTGGCGACGCCCAGTCTCCTAGCCCCCTTCTCCGCCATGCAGACGGCCTACAACACTG aGTACCAGCTGACAAGTGCAGATCTCACAGCGCTCCAGACATTCACACCATCAGGGTTGCTGCCTAGCAACATGTCCACCTGGCAACAGCAACCAGCAGTAtcccagcagcagcaacaacaacagcagcagcaacaacaacaacaacaacaacagcagcagcaacaacaacaacagatcaGCTTGGCGTCACTCAGTAATTTGGT CATGGCCTCTCAATCAAACTTGCTATTTGGCAGGGAAGAGGGTCTctgctg GCCGGTGGGCCACTTACCTCAGGGCACTATGCTGACGATTAACACCAACCCCAACATCAGCATCAAGTCAGAGCCCGTGTCGCCCAACCGCGACCGCAGCACCCCATGCTCAACAGCTGGGGGTGGCGGAGGAGGGGGCCTAGTGACCATCACAGGGGCCCCTATGTCAGGCCAGTACCCAGGGGCCCTGCGCCTGGAGCCGTCCACCCTGCAGGGCCGCTCACCCGTCGGCAGCCTGAGCAGCAACGGCAGCTCCTACGAGGGTGACCGGGACAATGGGGCCCAGGGGCAGGCCCAGGACTTCCACCACCAGGGAGGGGCCTCCTCGGCCATGGGGCTCCTGAGGCCCTCGTCCACTCAGGAGCAGCAGGAGCAGGAGGGGGCCAACGTGAAAAGAATGAGACTGGACACCTGGGTCACATAG
- the LOC139365041 gene encoding myocyte-specific enhancer factor 2D homolog isoform X11 gives MGRKKIQIQRITDERNRQVTFTKRKFGLMKKAYELSVLCDCEIALIIFNHSNKLFQYASTDMDKVLLKYTEYNEPHESRTNVDIMEALNKKEHRDSESPDPEEPFSLTPHTEEKYKKIDEEFDKMMQSYRLSSAVPQPTFSMPVTVPVSNQNALQFSNSGGLVTTSFVTSTLTDPRLLSPQQPSLQRNTGSPGLPQRPASAGALLGGELNNSNGGCPSPVPNGYISARASPGLLSVSNGNSLGKVVLAKSPPPPSPQMVNSRKPDLRVITSQSGKSLMQLTDEELELVSENAQRLGGSQGNLSTPVISVATPSLLAPFSAMQTAYNTEYQLTSADLTALQTFTPSGLLPSNMSTWQQQPAVSQQQQQQQQQQQQQQQQQQQQQQQQISLASLSNLVPVGHLPQGTMLTINTNPNISIKSEPVSPNRDRSTPCSTAGGGGGGGLVTITGAPMSGQYPGALRLEPSTLQGRSPVGSLSSNGSSYEGDRDNGAQGQAQDFHHQGGASSAMGLLRPSSTQEQQEQEGANVKRMRLDTWVT, from the exons ATGGGAAGGAAAAAGATCCAAATACAGAGGATTACAGACGAACGGAACAGACAG GTGACGTTCACCAAGAGGAAGTTTGGCCTGATGAAGAAAGCGTATGAGCTGAGCGTGCTGTGCGACTGTGAGATCGCCCTCATCATCTTCAACCACTCCAACAAGCTGTTCCAGTACGCCAGCACCGACATGGACAAGGTCCTGCTCAAATACACCGAGTACAACGAGCCCCACGAGAGCCGTACCAACGTCGACATCATGGAG GCTCTGAACAAGAAAGAGCACCGGGACTCAGAGAGCCCAGACCCTGAGGAGCCCTTCTCCCTCACCCCCCACACTGaggagaaatacaaaaaaattgaCGAGGAGTTTGATAAAATGATGCAGAGCTATAGGCTGTCA tcagcCGTCCCACAGCCCACTTTCTCCATGCCCGTCACAGTGCCAGTGTCCAATCAGAATGCTCTCCAGTTCAGTAACTCTGGCGGCCTGGTAACCACCTCCTTCGTCACCTCCACCCTCACAGACCCCCGCCTGCTTTCGCCACAGCAACCATCTCTCCAGAGGAACACTGGGTCTCCAGGGTTACCACAGCGACCGGCCAGCGCAG GTGCTCTATTAGGAGGTGAACTGAACAACTCCAATGGAGGATGCCCGAGCCCTGTTC CGAACGGCTACATCAGTGCCAGGGCCTCCCCCGGCCTCCTCTCCGTCTCCAACGGCAACAGCCTGGGGAAAGTAGTCCTGGCCAAGTCTCCACCTCCGCCCAGCCCTCAGATGGTGAACAGCCGCAAGCCTGATCTCCGGGTCATCACCTCCCAGAGCGGCAAGAGCCTGATGCAGCTG ACCGATGAGGAGCTGGAGTTGGTGAGTGAG AATGCTCAGAGGTTAGGCGGTTCACAAGGGAACCTGTCCACGCCAGTGATTTCCGTGGCGACGCCCAGTCTCCTAGCCCCCTTCTCCGCCATGCAGACGGCCTACAACACTG aGTACCAGCTGACAAGTGCAGATCTCACAGCGCTCCAGACATTCACACCATCAGGGTTGCTGCCTAGCAACATGTCCACCTGGCAACAGCAACCAGCAGTAtcccagcagcagcaacaacaacagcagcagcaacaacaacaacaacaacaacagcagcagcaacaacaacaacagatcaGCTTGGCGTCACTCAGTAATTTGGT GCCGGTGGGCCACTTACCTCAGGGCACTATGCTGACGATTAACACCAACCCCAACATCAGCATCAAGTCAGAGCCCGTGTCGCCCAACCGCGACCGCAGCACCCCATGCTCAACAGCTGGGGGTGGCGGAGGAGGGGGCCTAGTGACCATCACAGGGGCCCCTATGTCAGGCCAGTACCCAGGGGCCCTGCGCCTGGAGCCGTCCACCCTGCAGGGCCGCTCACCCGTCGGCAGCCTGAGCAGCAACGGCAGCTCCTACGAGGGTGACCGGGACAATGGGGCCCAGGGGCAGGCCCAGGACTTCCACCACCAGGGAGGGGCCTCCTCGGCCATGGGGCTCCTGAGGCCCTCGTCCACTCAGGAGCAGCAGGAGCAGGAGGGGGCCAACGTGAAAAGAATGAGACTGGACACCTGGGTCACATAG